ccatATCTAACAGATACCTTGTTCATCTTTTATGTGGGGAGGAATGGTAGAAGTTATGAACACACTCAGATAatccttaaaaatgttttggactGTGTTGCAGGGATTTTTTGCCCTGAGCATAATTGTCTCTGctgatttctgttttattttcttgcagagTAACAGCTATCCACCAATGTCAGACCCATATATGCCTAGTTATTATGCTCCATCCATTGGATTTCCATACTCTTTAGGTGAAGCAGCATGGTCAACTGCAGGTGACCCTCCAATGCCATACTTGACAACTTATGGACAGATGAGTAATGGTGAACACCATTACATACCCGATGGTGTATTTAGTCAACCTGGGGCATTAGGAAATACCCCTCCATTTCTCGGGCAGcatggatttaatttttttcctgggaatgCAGACTTCTCTACATGGGGGACAAGTGGATCTCAGGGACAATCAACGCAAAGCTCTGCTTACAGCAGCAGCTATGGCTATCCACCTAGTTCTCTTGGGAGAGCCATAGCAGATGGACAGGCTGGATTTGGCAGTGATACTCTGAGCAAGGTGCCTGGGATTAGCAGCATTGAGCAAGGCATGACTGGACTGAAAATTGGTGGAGATATGACGGCTGCTGTAACAAAAACTGTAGGTTCAGCTCTGAGCAGTACAGGTATGACAAGCATTGCAGCAAACAGCGTGCCCCCAGTTAGCAGTTCAGCACCTAAACCAACCTCATGGGCTGCCATTGCAAGGAAGCCTGCTAAACCTCAGCCGAAACTCAAGCCTAAAGGTAATGTGGGCATTGGGGGCCCTGCTGTACCACCACCACCTATAAAACACAACATGAATATTGGAACTTGGGATGACAAAGGGTCAGTGGTAAAAGCACCCCCAGCTCAACCAGTACTGCCTCCTCAGACTATAATCCAGCAGCCTCAGCCATTAATTCAACCACCACCACTGGTGCAAAGCCAACTGCCTCAACAGCAGCCTCAGCCACAGCAACCGCAACAGCAACAAGGACCTCAGCAGCAGGCCCAGCCTCACCAGttgcagcagcaacagctgcaAAACCGCTGGGTAGCTCCTCGTAATAGGGGTGTGGGCTTCAGCCAGAACAATGGAGCTGGTAGTGAGAACTTCGGTTTAGGTGTTGTATCCGTCAGCTCCTCACCTTCTGGTGTGGAAGTGCACCCAGTGCTGGAGAAACTAAAGGCCATAAACAACTACAATCCCAAAGACTTCGATTGGAATCTGAAGAATGGACGTGTGTTTATAATCAAAAGTTATTCAGAGGACGATATTCATCGCTCCATAAAGTACTCTATCTGGTGTAGTACTGAACATGGTAATAAGCGCTTGGATGCTGCTTACCGTTCCCTGAATGGAAAAGGCCCACTCTATTTGCTCTTCAGTGTGAATGGCAGTGGACACTTTTGTGGAGTGGCTGAGATGAAGTCTGTTGTGGACTACAATGCATATGCTGGTGTCTGGTCTCAGGATAAGTGGAAGGGGAAGTTTGATGTCAAATGGATCTTTGTCAAAGACGTTCCCAATAATCAACTGCGGCATATTCGCTTGGAAAACAATGACAACAAACCAGTTACCAATTCGAGGGACACTCAAGAGGTACCCCTAGAAAAAGCCAAGCAAGTGCTTAAAATAATTGCTACTTTCAAGCATACCACCTCAATCTTTGATGACTTTGCACATTATGAGAAGCgtcaagaggaggaggaagccatGCGTAGGGTAAGAAATCAATGTCATTATAGTAGCTCtcctgttttttctggttttggaaacCTTGTTTTTCATTCAGCTGGTATTTCTGTGTGTGAGTGTTGAATCAGAAAGTGGTGCTTTTTACCCAAGGTGTCTGTACTTGATATGACTGGCTCTTAATGAAAAGATTTAAGTTCTTGTAACTTGTTTTGTTAACACAGGCATGTGTTTAACCACAAAACTAATACAGGCCTGCATAAGTGGACTTCTGACATATTTTACTCTTCAAAGTAAATAACTGAATTGAGTGTATTTTTGGTAACTGAAGTCTTCTAGTTTAGATTTTTATGGCTTCTGGATGTCACAAAAAGGACTTGAAATTACAGGAGAAGcttaatttatttaatgtagCATTTCAATTCAAATTCTGCTTTAACGAAATGTTAACAGCATGATTACTGTGAAAAGCAGGTTTTCCCCTTGATTCAGTTTGTCTTTTGAACAGTTGTGAAACACAGAACTGATACAGTGATGACTTGTACAGTGTTGGAAtaattttttgaacatttctgaTAGTGCATTTCCTAACAAAAGGAATGCGTAGttcatttctgcaaagaaaagtaTACCTATGATAAATCTGTAGAGAAACCTTTAGTTTTGGAGGTATTTCAGAAAACCTGACAAGGGAAAAAGGCATTTAATTTAAGCTGTTTTACAGTAGTTGTCTACTTTCTTGTGTGTACTCTCCCTACTAATAACACTTGTGTTCACCATTGGCCACAATATTTACTTTTgctataattattttctttccaggctTGCTAGTAACTGCAAATATATGATTTGTCTCATGGTTAGAAACATTTCAGGAACTATTGTACAGGTTAGGTGGTGTGCAAGTATTCAGAAATGGGAGTTTGCATCAGTGCAGTTTTGTGATACTGCTCTCCATTCATCCTGTCACACCACctactgaataaaaaaatcccccGAAGTCTAGGGTTTATGCTAATTGGCGGCCTTGTGGGATGTGAAGTCCTGAATTTGTTCACTTCTTGAAGCTGCCACAATTCTGGCTGCGTAAGAACTTCACCTGCTTCACAGCCTCCTTACTTCATTTAGGTTTCTAGTACTGTAGTGGTTCCACCCATTTGGTATGTTCCTAATCCTTCATCACACATGTTGCATCTCCTGTAGACCAGTGTTGTGCATACTGCAAATCAATTTTGTAGTTTTATTGCACAACTCTGCAATAAATTGTCATGTTGGAAGTCTTTTATTGTTTGGAGGCAAGATGAATATCTCAGTAGGGCGTGTAAtgccttttgaaattttttttttctaaaaagaaaactgaatatgTCCTAAATCGGTTTTGTTACTTCCATGCCATCTTGATGATGGGAGGACGGGCTGCATTCTTAACTAATATTCAATGTAAGGGGAAAACTTTTACTTTCTCAGGCTTTAGTACAACTTCACTGTGATTTTGGTAATGTTTCAGAAGGACTAAGGTTATCATGTTTCTCTGTAACCTTcatgtttcagtattttcttaatttttgatGTTTTAACACACTTCACAAATAATGTTTGCTTCAAAAGTATCTACTTTTGTGAAAAAACTGATCAATGGAGTTGTAATTGAGACATGCCCTAGCAACTCAGGAAGATAATAAgttttatttgtggttttgttccCTCTGTAGTAGATTAAAGCCTCGAAATGTAATGGAGAGGGGGAACATAGATTATTGGTAGTGTTTCTATGTACGATAAACTTAAAATTCAAAGTACTAATTTCAGCATTTAGTAGGTCTCTAGATGACTGTGATTATGCATATTTGTGTAATAAGTAACATTAGTGTTTCCTTTAATATTAATCTTCAGGGAAACATACAGTATCTGTATGACTCAAGTACTgaactctgcatttctgttaaGTTACCTTTCCCAGTATTATTGGGAGAAAACATACTTGTCAAGATGCTTGCATAGTAGGCATTGATTCTCCTACAGCATCATACAAATAGGTTTTGTGACAAAttataaaaaattactttagagCTCCATATCTAGTTGTGAGGTTTTCTCTTTGTAGATGGATTTGAGATATGCGTTAAGCAAATGAGTATGTACTTAAAATATAGGAAGTCCAAATGAAACTAATGACAGCTACTGAGAGTTCATCTTTATCATTGTTATGACTGAGTGTTGATTTTAAACCTCTAGGTTTCTTCTTTTATCACACAGTGTACAAAAAACCTATTTTTGATTTGTAAACATACAATTGTTAACTCTTTTATGATTCAAGAATAGTTTGGAAATGCAGTAATTAGTATTGTAAGCTCTGGTTTATGGTTAATTGAGTAATCCTTTATTACCTACTGCCAGCTAGGCTTTTATGGAGCTGTATTTAAATTAGTGCACTTTCTACTGCCAGTAGAACTGTGTAAATTAAGTTCATGCCCATTTTCTGTGGCAGCTGTGGCAATCACTTTGTTTCCAGTGTTTCTGTCATGAAAAATGTGCTTATTGCTGtcaacaaaatataaaatgcataaaGCAGCAGTAGTCATTTACATGTTCCTTAAAGTTCATTTAATGTTTTGATGTTGCATAGGTAGTAACAAACTTTCATACAGCCAGTGATCTAAACATAGTAAACAGCATATGATTTATggatttaatttactttataactgttcatcattcgagctaacttattttaaaataattggttGTAAAAGTTTAATCTTAACAACTCAGGGGGATCAATAATTAATTTCCAATATGACCTAGTagtatgttttattaaaatatggCAGTATACTCATAAAAGTGCAATGAATAGTCTGTGATTAACATGAAACTTCAGTAAGTTTGCCACTTGATAAAGGTTACTTGCAAATGACTGAGTAGTCTCTTTAAGTGTAAATATTAGAACTCTAGCATCTGCCACTGTTTGATGTGGCCCTGGTGTGGGTAAGGTATCTACAATTGGGGTTGGAAACAAATTTGTGCAGTGATCATTCACACTTTTCTTATGGCTCAAGTTCCCATGTCCTATTTTAAATGTACAAGTGCTGTGATCTTTCTCCAAAGGAGCAAAGAAATCAGTGATGTTTTTCATGAGTTCTGTCAGTAGTATATCGAAATAATCTGAAATTCCATTAGGCCTTAGTTTGAACTGCTGCTTTGTGGTGTAACTGTGCATACTTGTGTgcagattatttaaaaaagtgtttgatTGTCTTTCAACAGAAAGTAGCAATAAGATctaaaaaaaatggaacagaagTCTTAAAATATGCCATTTAAGAGCACGTAATTacattaggaaaataaaaggtattgaaaagaaaaaacaaatctgtatTAGTAGTTATACACCTGATCTTCAGTAAATACATGGATCAAAATGAAACGTGGCTCTGATTAAAAACGCAGTTGTTGGAAGATTACTACTTCACCCTCAGATGGTGGCTTGTTAACCTGCAATTATCTGTTTTCCTAGGACTTCTCTTGGTGCTTTTTAGTGCAGAATTCTACTTTTGTAGCAtataatggaaagaaagatCATGGTTCCATGTAACTGTAGAATGCTTTAGATGGTTTTCTTAGTGAGAtagttcagaaaaataattaatttttatccGTGGGAGAAGACAGAGGAATTCAGTATATATTTGTGTTTATCTAATTTGCATTtggaatttttacttttcaggaaGCCTTTAAATGGCAGttaaataagcatttaaaatgttagcTTTCTCCTGTTGTACTGTGTGTCTTGTAATAGGAATGCTGATATAGGTAAAACCTTCTGACTCTCAAAAGcaggaatttcatttttttttcccctcattctgATACTAATGTAACTTCTGTTTATCTGATAACTGGGTCATAATCAGGCTGCAATGTTAAGCAGTGTAACTCCTTTCCACTCCAGGATGTTGCTGACTTTATGATTGATTTGGTATCtcttaaaaatatcttgaaGGAGGGAAGTGCGAAGACATCCATTAAGAGTGAACTGTAGACTCTTCCTCATCCCATTGCCCCCCAACCATCAGCTACTAGGTTATAATGTCAAAGTTAGATATAGATGCGTCCACAGTCCTTGTACAAGTCAAGGAAAACAGGTAGTTGACcaacatttttaatgtagttaGATGATAGTTGTACCAGACAACTTCTTAAAGTTTGTGTACTTCCATCTAAAAGAGGttcaaaacagtaaataaaacgGGTTACATATCATCATCTGAGTAATTTGTGCACTTCCTGTATGCTTTTGATGATGTTTCAAGGGCCATTATTTTGCAATTTCCTTGAACTTGATGTGTATCTACAGTTTCATCTTTATAAATGAAGTTGATATTGCAGGTCTCATGTCTGTTCTAAGAAAAACCAATATGGTCAGAAAGTAGAAACAGAAGATACATTTTTTGCTCCCTTGATGATTGTGAGATGAATATGTACACCTGGTCTCAGGAGAAGAGGATTATTTGGAGCTAGAATAATTTTAGACATACCGATCCAGAATTTTCATCCATGATGGTGTGCTTATTTACCAtgtcttcatttgcttttcgCTCTTTAGTCTTTTGGAGACACTTAACAAGAAGACTTGTGGgtcatttttaaagacatggATTTCAAGTGtgcctgttttctgtgtgcttgGTAAATTGTTTGTGCTCAGAGGTAGTGTATGGAATTTATTACAGGATGAGGATAGTATGGAGAGGTCTTGATGTTAACATACGGTATCGTATAGAGTGACTATGTAAGAGTTTGAGTAGTGGCGTGTCCTGCCTTTCTCTAGTAAGGGACAAGACGCTGCAACAGGGAAAGTGCAATCTTGGACTGTTGAATGAATGAGATTGAATGTAATTAAACTCATGGGCAGTCTTAGTTTATAACGACACTTGTGTGGATCttgatgtgtttttctttttggttggAAATTTCTATCTGCAAAATCAAGCCTGTGGAGTCCTTTTACGAGAATTTACATCCACTCCATAAACTCTGGGAGACTTGAAAGACCAATTTCCCCTGTAAAATAGGGACCCCTATTGGAAAAGCTAGGAATATCAACCAAATGGTTTACCTTAATGATTAAGAGACCAGTCAGTTTTGGAAGAATAGTGTTCTTAAATATGAAGGTAGCTGCCTAAGACAAGGCTTCAAGCTTGAATTGAGCTGGATCTGTGACAGCTCTACCTTTTCTAAATGCTGTGTCTTTAAGTTGTGGTTTTTAAAGTGAAGGAGTAATTCTAAATCTCTTCTTCTAGAGCAAAAGCACAACCTTGACTATACATGAATAACTGTTAAAATTCATGCAGCAGCCTTCTGCTTCCTGCTACATCTCCTCAGATTGCACTGCTCTATTAAGAACAAATTGACTGGAGTACGGGtgcttttcctgcagtttgCAGGGAAGAAATATGCCTGCATATTCCAAGGAAGTCGCAACCTGTGTGACTCTCCCCACAGTACTTCAGCCTTGCTTCATTGATTCATGCCACAGATGGGCTAGTTAGCAGAAACTCAAGTGAAGATTGCTGGTGgtgttttgctggaaaaaatgaCACTTTAAAACCATACAGATCTTGCATATCTAGCAAAGCTTTTTCTGTAGATTCAGTTGAACCGAGGATTGTTCAAGTTTTGTATCAAAATTGATTGGCTTTAAACTTCAGATTCATCTAGTTGAAATGATGTATTACAAGAATTCATATCAGGTGATGAGCTGTTTGAGCCCAGTTCTTTGTGAGAACCTTTTGAGAGGTCTGGTAGGGTACTTAATATTGGCAAGTAATTATAATTACTGTTTTGCTTCTGTACTAGGGATTATAGTCCATTGTGAAATAGTAAACGTAAGCTTGCATGTTCATTGCACTGTCATATAGAATATAATGAGAAACCAAGTTAAAATAAGTTCATGTTTCCTCATGGCAGACTGGAATTTGAGTTACACATGTGCAAAGAGCATGAGTGGTGAGGCTTAAAGAAAAATTGTCTGACAAATTCTTCCCCCATGTATTTTGTAGGCCCTGCAGTGGATGTAATTTCCCTTCCAAGACTACTATAGATTACTTAGCAGAGCAATTAAATAAGATCTTGCTGTTGCCCATGGGCATCtgagaaaaattaacaaaggTGTCAGAATcatctttctgttccttttgctGGGACAGTGATCATCACTGAATGCAATTTCCATAGATGTAGTTAGAAGCTATCTGTTGTCAGCCTTCAAAAGCTGATGTTATACTGTCAGCATtgttaacaaaaaataatgagGACCTagaagcttgatttttttttttccctacttctTAATGAACTTGCTGAAATGACTGTCTTATAGCTAGTTAAAATCTGGTATTTCAATATTTAACGATGTACAGCACTGAAAGGAAGCACGTGCTACTTGTAGTTAGAATTGGCCAATCCATCACTGAAAGTATCCACCTAGAAAACCAAGACTGGAAGGGCTTTTCTGGCTCATGGAGTTCAAGGTTGGTTCCTGCAAAGCCTTTCCTCATTGTGTGTTACCATATGGTATCTTTAAACCAATTAGGTTTCTTTCCCCACCTCTGCCTTTTGAATGTTTGAACCCTGTTATTTAGTGTGCTGTGGAATTTCAGATGTGGATTAAGTTCTTATTGCCTTTATCATTaccataataaaataatatggtCTGTCCATGTTCCACTAACAATGCATATGTCTGctcaaatttaaatttatttacctttttacTGTAACTTGTTCACATTTTTACTGTTGCTAAGTATGTTTCAGAGATTGAAATAAGTAAAGTGCCATCACAActaataggaaaaataaataaattagaagTCTAGGTCTCATAGCTTTTAAGGCTTTCTTAATATTTATATGCTTGAAAGCCTTATTTACTGTCTGTAGTTCAAAtgatctgcagcagcagggtctCAGACGAGTATTAATTCATAAGGCTTACCGGGACAAGGAGCTGCTCTGGAGTTGTAAAACCTCATTTGACTTCCTGTGTtgactttgatttttaatttgtgcctgTAGTTTTCATGTTGGGATAAGGAATAGGAGAAAATGAGTGGTTAGGGAGGGGATGGGATCTCCACAGCAAAAATTCCTAGGTCCATGTAAAGCTTCTAGAGATCCTTCCCTCCCATCTTCCTAGAACTCCCAGAAGTGCCTCTCGGAAAAAcgtatttaaatatttttatctggTTTTGAGGTAATATCTGTCTTCAGGAGATTTACCCTGTCTAGTTTGGATTTCAGGAGTGAGAAGTTAAAAAGGACATTTACTTTACACAGTTTTAAAGTTTCGGTAATGTAGTTTATATTAACAGCCAGTGAGATCCTTGTCATAAGTGGGGCAAACTATTTCTAGctttttccaatttttcagTAATCTGGTTTTCATTGTGGTTCTCAAGCACTCAGGTCGGTGTTTATGCTGTTATAGCTGTAATGGTACACCGGGGTGCAATAAACTGCAGATTGTGGCTGATGCTATTAGTAAATGAGATTTCATGAACTTTGCTGTGGCTTTTTCTCACCACCTCTACAGCTGTCTGTTCTGCCTCTGCCAGGTGTTTCTGCCCATGCAGCGGAGTTGGCAGTCTGACGTGTGAGCTTGCATTGCAGATGAGCAGGGCTTTTAATCTGAAGATTAAATCACAGTTTGCAGTGAAGCAACTAAGATGTGCTACACATTCCCTTCTGAAGCTGCTGTGAGAATGCTACCTCTTGGGACAGATTAATGCTCTGAATTCAGAGAACTGAAATTTGGAAATAAGTCAGCCTTGCAGTTCAGACCAAGTTAACTCCGTTATATTTGTTTGCACTAGATAAATGCATGTCTCCAAGGCCCAAGCATTTTTAGGTTCATGGTCACTTGGTTTTGTCAGTTAGTGTAGAAAGTTACTTGCACATGTGAAAATCTGCTCACCGCATGGTCTGCAGCTGGCAGGTAGCTTTAACCAGCCAATACATTCCCACATTGTTTTAATTCTAATGGTACTTAATTTCCACATCATGCTCATAAACTCTCCCTAAAGCCAGGTAACCACATCCTGGCGGGTTCTGAAGTGAAACTGGCCTTTGGCAGGGAACTTAAATTGGCTGGAGAAGCTTTTTGTCCAAGAGCATTGCAAGGGATGTGGCAAAGGTTTTGCTCATCTGAGTGTAAGAAATAAGATATGTTGGGTGAATACGAAATGTAGAATCCAGTTGGTGCACTGGAAACTTCCTTTGCTCTGACAGTGAAAACCTGCTGGGATAAGTCTTCTGCTAGTTTATCCATAATCACTGTTTCTACAAAAATCATCGAACAAAAGCCACTCAAAAACCCAGAAATGTAATACTTCTTGAGACAGGAAAAGGTGGTGGTAGCGAGTGTGATCTGACTTAGagctgggggggtggtggtgggggttaATTTGCTTCCGAGTGTAATACCGCTACCTGTGTTTTGAATAAATCAGGTTTTCTCTCTGTCCGTTTTGCTGTAGAGTGCCATATGTCACTGATAACAGTATCTGAAGAACGTACTCTTCACTTGCATTGAAAAATGTCAAGCTTGTGTGTCTGctttaagtatttaaatataaatgtggTAATACGTAACTTTGAGACTACAGGAAAGGTGTGCTGGTGTTGTTTTGaagcctttttcctctttagaatTCAAAATGGACTTGAAATTTATAACAACTTCATTTAATTAATTGGAAGCGGGTAGTCAGGATATCATTCCCTTTCTACTTTGAATTTTTGTGaacttaaatgcattttgagtTCAGGGGCTACACAAAGCACAAGGTCAGTCAGTTTACTGTGCAGCAGTTTGCAATGCAGAGAGGGGCTTTCTAGACAGCTTGACTCAATAGTTACATATGTAGTACTTGCAAATGGGCAGGAACTGATGATGTTATTTGTATGTAGATAGTATTTGAAATTGTTAAAATTttggtatttcattttttaacatcAGTTTCATGGGCTACTACTTAATACTGCAGTAGTGGTTTTCAGCACTTTATGCAGTTCTTTCAGTTGAAGTCTGCTAATAGTAGAGGAATAATCTGAGATGTGCATGAGCAGGCTATTTTTGAATGCCTTACATGCATAGTCAGGCATGAGGCCAGTGATCATCTGTTTTCAGCCTAGACATGCACTGTTAACATACCAGGTTTGTATTAATGACTGATACTATCAAtctcacattttaaaaccagtatCTTACTATGCAAATATTAGTCATGTCTCTCTGaactaggaaaaaattatttctagcaGCGTAGTGCAAGTGTCGCTCTCACTTTAAATATGCTGAAGTTCTGCCCTTGAGAATGTACAGTCTTAGACATAAAGCTGCCGGGACCGTGAGCTGCTTATTGTGACCAA
This sequence is a window from Pelecanus crispus isolate bPelCri1 chromosome 2, bPelCri1.pri, whole genome shotgun sequence. Protein-coding genes within it:
- the YTHDF3 gene encoding YTH domain-containing family protein 3 isoform X2, with the protein product MSATSVDQRPKGQGNKVQNGSIHQKDAVNDDDFEPYLSSQTNQSNSYPPMSDPYMPSYYAPSIGFPYSLGEAAWSTAGDPPMPYLTTYGQMSNGEHHYIPDGVFSQPGALGNTPPFLGQHGFNFFPGNADFSTWGTSGSQGQSTQSSAYSSSYGYPPSSLGRAIADGQAGFGSDTLSKVPGISSIEQGMTGLKIGGDMTAAVTKTVGSALSSTGMTSIAANSVPPVSSSAPKPTSWAAIARKPAKPQPKLKPKGNVGIGGPAVPPPPIKHNMNIGTWDDKGSVVKAPPAQPVLPPQTIIQQPQPLIQPPPLVQSQLPQQQPQPQQPQQQQGPQQQAQPHQLQQQQLQNRWVAPRNRGVGFSQNNGAGSENFGLGVVSVSSSPSGVEVHPVLEKLKAINNYNPKDFDWNLKNGRVFIIKSYSEDDIHRSIKYSIWCSTEHGNKRLDAAYRSLNGKGPLYLLFSVNGSGHFCGVAEMKSVVDYNAYAGVWSQDKWKGKFDVKWIFVKDVPNNQLRHIRLENNDNKPVTNSRDTQEVPLEKAKQVLKIIATFKHTTSIFDDFAHYEKRQEEEEAMRRERNRNKQ
- the YTHDF3 gene encoding YTH domain-containing family protein 3 isoform X1 is translated as MSATSVDQRPKGQGNKVSVQNGSIHQKDAVNDDDFEPYLSSQTNQSNSYPPMSDPYMPSYYAPSIGFPYSLGEAAWSTAGDPPMPYLTTYGQMSNGEHHYIPDGVFSQPGALGNTPPFLGQHGFNFFPGNADFSTWGTSGSQGQSTQSSAYSSSYGYPPSSLGRAIADGQAGFGSDTLSKVPGISSIEQGMTGLKIGGDMTAAVTKTVGSALSSTGMTSIAANSVPPVSSSAPKPTSWAAIARKPAKPQPKLKPKGNVGIGGPAVPPPPIKHNMNIGTWDDKGSVVKAPPAQPVLPPQTIIQQPQPLIQPPPLVQSQLPQQQPQPQQPQQQQGPQQQAQPHQLQQQQLQNRWVAPRNRGVGFSQNNGAGSENFGLGVVSVSSSPSGVEVHPVLEKLKAINNYNPKDFDWNLKNGRVFIIKSYSEDDIHRSIKYSIWCSTEHGNKRLDAAYRSLNGKGPLYLLFSVNGSGHFCGVAEMKSVVDYNAYAGVWSQDKWKGKFDVKWIFVKDVPNNQLRHIRLENNDNKPVTNSRDTQEVPLEKAKQVLKIIATFKHTTSIFDDFAHYEKRQEEEEAMRRERNRNKQ
- the YTHDF3 gene encoding YTH domain-containing family protein 3 isoform X3 — protein: MSDPYMPSYYAPSIGFPYSLGEAAWSTAGDPPMPYLTTYGQMSNGEHHYIPDGVFSQPGALGNTPPFLGQHGFNFFPGNADFSTWGTSGSQGQSTQSSAYSSSYGYPPSSLGRAIADGQAGFGSDTLSKVPGISSIEQGMTGLKIGGDMTAAVTKTVGSALSSTGMTSIAANSVPPVSSSAPKPTSWAAIARKPAKPQPKLKPKGNVGIGGPAVPPPPIKHNMNIGTWDDKGSVVKAPPAQPVLPPQTIIQQPQPLIQPPPLVQSQLPQQQPQPQQPQQQQGPQQQAQPHQLQQQQLQNRWVAPRNRGVGFSQNNGAGSENFGLGVVSVSSSPSGVEVHPVLEKLKAINNYNPKDFDWNLKNGRVFIIKSYSEDDIHRSIKYSIWCSTEHGNKRLDAAYRSLNGKGPLYLLFSVNGSGHFCGVAEMKSVVDYNAYAGVWSQDKWKGKFDVKWIFVKDVPNNQLRHIRLENNDNKPVTNSRDTQEVPLEKAKQVLKIIATFKHTTSIFDDFAHYEKRQEEEEAMRRERNRNKQ